One segment of Deltaproteobacteria bacterium DNA contains the following:
- a CDS encoding DUF3131 domain-containing protein — MKLLRLLPLLLLTLNAVGCGVAVRAVQNGTVAIQNSALFHQGRHGQLTEEETRWAQTAWKYFETQTNPATGLVNSVDKYPAASMWHVGDYMAALVAAHQLELIKDQEFDRRLSMLLQTLNTLPLAFNQLPNKLYHTETKLMVNSANQPEETGWSAIDLGRLLIWLKITRERYPQFAEYIDKVVLRWRFCDILDPRGGLYGATKVHDQLQKYQEGRLGYEEYAAMGYQAWGFDTRRSSLLEPYSVIKIYDVEIVHDSRDSLQDGSKYGPVVSLPYILHGMEFNWDRIGDETSLDSEHTDQQMALLAERMYQVQRLRYEREGILTARTDHQLKRAPFFVYDAIFVAGYAWNTITDSGISRPEEALVSTRATFGLWALWKTSYTDRLIEAIGQLFDPGKGWYEGRFEQTGGYEYSLTCTTNAVILEALFYKHQGKLSHLAAAPGHYHTVLQDEFAPAGRCLPSER; from the coding sequence ATGAAGCTCTTGCGCCTCCTTCCTCTGCTGCTCCTGACCCTCAACGCTGTCGGGTGCGGGGTCGCCGTGCGAGCCGTTCAGAACGGGACGGTCGCCATACAAAATTCTGCACTGTTTCATCAAGGACGTCATGGACAGCTCACCGAAGAGGAGACCCGGTGGGCGCAAACCGCATGGAAGTATTTTGAGACCCAAACTAACCCCGCGACAGGTCTCGTTAATTCTGTAGATAAATATCCAGCGGCGAGCATGTGGCATGTCGGAGACTACATGGCGGCGCTGGTGGCGGCGCATCAGCTCGAACTCATCAAAGATCAGGAGTTCGACCGACGCCTGAGCATGCTCCTACAAACGTTGAATACTTTGCCTCTCGCTTTCAACCAGTTGCCCAATAAGCTCTATCACACCGAAACTAAGCTTATGGTCAACTCTGCTAATCAGCCGGAGGAAACAGGCTGGTCCGCCATCGATCTTGGCCGGTTGCTCATTTGGTTAAAAATCACCCGCGAGCGCTACCCGCAATTCGCCGAGTATATCGACAAGGTCGTCCTGCGATGGAGGTTTTGCGATATCCTGGATCCACGGGGAGGGCTCTACGGCGCCACCAAGGTGCACGACCAGCTGCAAAAATATCAGGAAGGGCGCCTCGGCTATGAAGAGTACGCCGCCATGGGCTACCAGGCGTGGGGGTTTGATACGCGACGCTCATCGCTCCTCGAACCATACAGCGTGATAAAAATCTATGATGTAGAGATTGTTCACGATAGCCGGGATTCGCTCCAGGACGGGAGCAAGTATGGCCCTGTAGTGAGCTTACCCTACATTCTCCACGGCATGGAGTTCAACTGGGACCGCATCGGCGATGAGACCAGCCTCGATAGTGAACACACGGATCAACAAATGGCGCTGCTTGCCGAACGAATGTACCAAGTTCAAAGGCTACGTTACGAACGTGAGGGAATTCTGACCGCGCGCACGGATCACCAATTGAAACGCGCCCCCTTTTTCGTTTACGACGCGATTTTCGTAGCGGGCTATGCCTGGAATACCATCACTGACAGCGGGATCTCTCGCCCAGAGGAGGCGCTCGTCTCGACGCGCGCGACGTTTGGTTTGTGGGCCCTATGGAAAACGTCTTATACCGATCGTCTGATTGAGGCGATTGGGCAGTTATTTGACCCAGGAAAAGGCTGGTACGAAGGTAGATTCGAGCAAACGGGCGGATATGAATATAGCTTAACCTGCACAACAAATGCCGTTATTCTCGAAGCGCTCTTCTATAAACACCAAGGAAAACTCTCCCACCTCGCCGCCGCCCCCGGCCACTACCACACCGTGCTCCAGGATGAGTTTGCCCCGGCTGGTCGTTGTCTTCCTTCGGAGCGGTGA
- a CDS encoding DUF3131 domain-containing protein, whose translation MTYRKQLLFGSWSSCGLSFLLRRWRPPILQLILGLATCLGSFACTGTNAVLPAPKASESSRVSFSPRERPPSAPGLHPGRNGALTEEEMKIAKVAWKYFENNYHPNTGLVNAVDNYPSTTMWDTASYLGGLVAAYELGLIERNVFDTRLVTLLKTLNSLAFFQNELPNKAYNSKTGEKVDYANKPGEIGYSAIDLGRLLIWLRILKERYPEHGNALDRFVMRWNFCHVLDRCGSMYGAVLDDTKNVRYLQEGRLGYEEYAAKGFQLWGFDTTRASKPEPYEMLPIFEVDIPYDARDPRKLGAHNYVVCESYVLDAVELNWDQATDHGTNDLQHSDATATDFASRIYLVQERRYQREGILTARTEHQLDGAPYFVYDTIYTDGYAWNTITEKGESSPQFAAVAFKAALGLWAVWETPYTDLLFAGIANLYDPAKGYYEGLFENGKGIINTFTANNNGIMLEALLYKVQGKLLRFGTTESLWEKVIRDEFQGQDKCFPLFRERCHTH comes from the coding sequence ATGACTTACCGAAAACAGCTTCTTTTCGGGAGCTGGTCTTCTTGCGGTCTTTCTTTTCTCCTCCGTAGGTGGCGTCCCCCCATCCTTCAGTTGATCTTGGGATTGGCAACGTGCCTGGGGTCCTTCGCCTGTACCGGGACCAATGCGGTTCTCCCAGCGCCCAAAGCGTCCGAAAGCAGTCGAGTTTCCTTCTCGCCTCGCGAACGCCCCCCCTCCGCTCCCGGCTTACACCCCGGACGCAATGGCGCGTTGACGGAGGAAGAGATGAAAATAGCGAAAGTGGCGTGGAAATACTTTGAAAATAACTACCACCCCAACACCGGCTTGGTAAATGCCGTGGACAATTATCCTTCGACTACCATGTGGGATACGGCCTCGTATCTCGGAGGTTTGGTGGCTGCATACGAATTGGGCCTCATTGAGAGAAATGTTTTTGACACTCGTCTGGTCACACTCCTCAAAACACTCAACTCCCTCGCCTTTTTCCAGAACGAACTGCCCAATAAAGCGTATAACAGCAAGACCGGCGAAAAGGTCGATTACGCCAATAAACCAGGGGAGATTGGCTACTCTGCTATCGATCTCGGCCGGCTGCTCATCTGGCTGCGCATCCTCAAAGAGCGCTACCCAGAGCACGGCAACGCGCTCGACCGCTTCGTCATGCGGTGGAATTTCTGCCATGTGCTGGACCGCTGCGGCAGTATGTACGGCGCCGTACTCGATGACACAAAGAACGTCAGATACTTACAGGAAGGTCGTCTTGGTTATGAAGAATATGCCGCTAAAGGCTTCCAACTGTGGGGGTTTGACACGACGCGAGCGTCAAAACCAGAGCCCTACGAAATGCTGCCAATTTTCGAGGTCGACATCCCTTACGATGCCCGCGACCCCCGCAAATTAGGTGCGCATAATTATGTGGTCTGTGAAAGTTACGTTTTGGACGCTGTCGAATTGAATTGGGACCAAGCGACGGATCACGGCACGAATGACCTCCAGCATAGTGATGCGACTGCTACGGATTTCGCCTCTCGTATTTACCTGGTGCAGGAGCGACGTTATCAACGAGAAGGGATTTTGACGGCGCGGACAGAGCATCAACTGGACGGCGCTCCGTATTTTGTCTACGACACTATCTATACCGACGGCTATGCGTGGAACACAATTACGGAAAAGGGAGAATCCTCGCCGCAATTCGCCGCCGTCGCCTTCAAGGCCGCCCTGGGTCTGTGGGCGGTGTGGGAAACTCCCTACACTGACTTACTGTTCGCAGGAATCGCCAACTTATACGACCCGGCAAAAGGCTATTACGAGGGACTGTTCGAAAATGGCAAAGGAATCATCAACACCTTTACTGCTAACAACAATGGCATCATGTTAGAAGCGCTTTTATACAAAGTGCAGGGGAAGCTGCTCCGTTTCGGAACGACGGAAAGCTTGTGGGAGAAAGTCATTCGCGATGAATTTCAAGGGCAAGACAAATGCTTTCCTCTCTTCCGCGAACGATGCCACACGCATTAG
- a CDS encoding DUF3131 domain-containing protein, giving the protein MASIAFEKKGDPQTYSAWELAVHSFSEGGTDWAAEKQALQKQIAQSAAQLKATQSPDGNALLLKDDEVVLLELESELVLSQYNGPQPGFTSLPTTFAPTEEEDETSSHRYQDQSSDDSQNQADDSRQNDSSIPSELVESSSLTRSEPLMQPRPPRSSSDTSKENFALTLPGRGMLIPQEVASQSESRLAEPTPLAPDVTSEIEFPSGQAVVPLDAQAVQPPAQEGAGTSSPGSNDDKSSQGAPSSLPPFTGTDYTQSQDNPLDQAQHGFATALSTIQPKLGNIAWRYFAANRQTNTGMFNSVHIYPFTTMWDLGSSLAGLASAEQLGVITSDYFHQSVRLLLETLQLMPLYNQELPNREYTTQTAKMTDLKNRASTLGSGWSAIDLGRLLIWLKIIAHWYPEHAEQIQAFVARWQFARLAANREMNGTIRLDGAERLRQEGRLGYEQYAAMGFWLWGVELPNALDLKETRITEVLGFRLPYDIRDHAFLTSDPFFLAKLELGAISPEFDDLAQRLYLVQQKRWEQHNILTAVGEDAIDKQPWFVYNNVLFEGKPWHCVNNAGQPFPDYQNVSTKAALAWSALYPGSYAEALTRAVEGLVDERWGYYAGFYEKGGLNKSLNINTNAIVLETLLYLKRERQPFLVNTWRDAVKEKISESHSRSRETQERRARELVGDPAKEHFFLHHKPDE; this is encoded by the coding sequence TTGGCCAGTATTGCCTTTGAAAAAAAAGGGGACCCTCAAACCTATTCTGCTTGGGAATTGGCAGTGCACTCTTTTTCGGAAGGAGGAACAGACTGGGCTGCGGAAAAGCAAGCTTTGCAGAAGCAAATAGCACAGTCAGCCGCCCAACTCAAAGCGACGCAGAGTCCGGATGGAAACGCCCTCCTGCTCAAGGACGATGAGGTTGTCCTGCTTGAGTTGGAATCGGAATTAGTCCTCAGCCAGTACAACGGCCCTCAGCCCGGGTTCACTTCCCTTCCCACGACCTTCGCTCCGACTGAGGAGGAGGATGAAACATCTAGTCACAGATATCAGGATCAGTCTTCCGACGACAGTCAAAATCAGGCCGATGACTCCCGGCAAAACGACTCCAGCATCCCAAGCGAACTGGTAGAGTCGTCTAGCTTGACCCGTAGCGAGCCGCTTATGCAACCAAGACCGCCCCGTTCTTCCTCCGACACCTCTAAGGAAAACTTCGCCCTAACTCTTCCCGGGCGCGGCATGCTCATTCCCCAGGAAGTAGCGTCGCAATCCGAGAGCAGGCTGGCAGAACCGACGCCATTAGCACCGGATGTAACTAGCGAGATAGAGTTTCCGTCAGGGCAGGCGGTTGTCCCACTCGACGCCCAAGCTGTTCAGCCGCCAGCGCAGGAAGGAGCAGGGACCTCGTCGCCCGGAAGCAACGACGATAAATCGAGCCAAGGCGCACCCTCATCCCTACCGCCGTTTACTGGTACTGATTATACACAATCTCAAGATAATCCTCTCGACCAAGCCCAACACGGCTTCGCGACCGCCCTGTCAACAATCCAGCCCAAGCTCGGGAATATTGCCTGGCGTTATTTCGCCGCCAATAGGCAAACGAACACCGGAATGTTTAATTCCGTCCACATTTACCCGTTCACGACGATGTGGGACCTGGGCAGTTCCTTAGCGGGATTAGCATCCGCTGAGCAACTCGGAGTCATTACGTCCGACTATTTTCACCAATCCGTACGACTATTGCTCGAAACCTTGCAGTTGATGCCGCTCTACAATCAAGAACTTCCTAACCGTGAATACACGACTCAGACCGCCAAGATGACGGACTTGAAGAATCGCGCCTCTACCCTTGGCAGTGGCTGGTCTGCCATCGATCTTGGACGACTCTTAATCTGGCTAAAAATTATTGCCCACTGGTATCCAGAACACGCGGAGCAGATTCAGGCCTTCGTTGCTCGTTGGCAATTCGCACGCTTGGCCGCTAACCGAGAGATGAATGGGACTATCCGCCTTGATGGTGCAGAACGGCTGCGGCAAGAAGGACGCTTGGGATATGAACAGTACGCAGCGATGGGTTTCTGGCTTTGGGGAGTAGAGCTGCCAAATGCGCTCGATCTGAAAGAAACTCGCATCACCGAAGTTCTCGGATTCCGATTACCTTACGACATCCGCGACCATGCCTTTTTAACAAGCGACCCTTTTTTCTTGGCAAAACTTGAGCTGGGAGCCATTAGTCCAGAATTTGACGACCTCGCACAGCGTCTCTATCTCGTCCAGCAAAAGCGCTGGGAGCAACACAATATCCTTACCGCCGTCGGCGAGGACGCCATCGATAAGCAGCCCTGGTTTGTCTACAATAACGTTCTCTTCGAAGGAAAACCGTGGCACTGCGTCAATAATGCCGGACAACCCTTCCCCGATTATCAGAACGTCAGCACCAAAGCGGCGCTGGCCTGGTCAGCCCTTTATCCGGGTTCATACGCCGAGGCATTAACCCGAGCCGTGGAAGGCCTCGTTGACGAGCGCTGGGGCTATTATGCCGGCTTCTACGAAAAAGGCGGTTTGAATAAGTCTCTCAACATTAATACTAACGCTATCGTATTGGAAACCTTGCTCTACCTCAAAAGAGAGCGTCAGCCCTTTCTCGTGAACACCTGGCGCGACGCCGTAAAAGAAAAAATATCCGAGAGCCACTCTCGTAGTAGAGAGACACAAGAACGCAGGGCACGTGAACTAGTGGGGGATCCAGCGAAAGAACACTTCTTTCTTCACCATAAGCCAGATGAGTAG
- a CDS encoding STAS domain-containing protein — translation MQVEKRQVGNILIIHPIEARLDARVAVSFKEAMVGFIKEGNNRLILNLSDVEFIDSSGLGAIVSSLKALGLRGELAICGTRDTVLTMFKLTRMDKVFRIFSQEEEAVAALTANG, via the coding sequence ATGCAAGTGGAGAAGAGGCAGGTGGGCAATATATTGATCATTCATCCCATTGAAGCGCGCTTGGACGCCCGAGTAGCCGTCAGTTTCAAGGAAGCCATGGTAGGCTTCATTAAAGAAGGCAATAATCGCCTCATCTTAAATCTCAGTGACGTAGAATTTATCGATAGTAGCGGGCTCGGCGCGATCGTATCGAGCCTCAAGGCGTTGGGACTCAGAGGCGAATTAGCCATCTGTGGGACCCGAGACACAGTCCTGACTATGTTCAAACTGACTCGTATGGATAAAGTTTTTCGCATCTTCTCACAAGAAGAGGAAGCCGTGGCCGCGCTCACCGCCAACGGCTAA
- the opgC gene encoding OpgC domain-containing protein, whose amino-acid sequence MERSPIPQSSKEEDSKAALTGGQSMCPSDATPALREEDRREGRASLLARGRWAYPEDHSDRDLRIDFLRGMVLFVLIIIHIDIFSFYNFLVWERIGCISGGEGFVILSGVVVGMVYRKKIAKQGWRDAVLRLLDRAVQLYRINVFVIASIALLSLVPFIDAQTVMTFNDRVAGQTYPLYPNPEASLQEWVAKILLLQVGPHQLQVLGLYVVLMGVSPIALWFMCNERTAVFLLFSWVLYFKNWAFPSMLTGAQFEYAFPVLTWQLIYFHGMAAGFHREKIATFMQGPYGKPLLVGASILFLGFLFFAQNTTNPNLPSYARLHIIPPEIFDSLYSRYFMKNTLGILRVANYVVALVVGYALFTRFWVLWERTFGWFLIPVGQASLYAFIVHVYIVLLLGNFAIFAQENIGVNTAAHTFALLLIWLMVKKEVFFRWIPH is encoded by the coding sequence ATGGAGAGATCACCAATTCCGCAGTCTTCAAAAGAGGAAGACTCGAAGGCGGCCCTCACGGGTGGACAATCGATGTGCCCGAGCGACGCGACTCCGGCTCTTCGAGAAGAAGATCGGAGGGAGGGGCGCGCTTCATTGCTGGCGCGGGGACGATGGGCGTACCCTGAAGACCACAGTGACCGCGACCTGCGGATCGACTTTCTCCGTGGCATGGTCCTCTTCGTGCTCATTATTATCCATATCGATATTTTTTCTTTCTATAATTTTCTGGTCTGGGAGCGAATCGGCTGTATTTCTGGAGGTGAGGGGTTCGTGATCCTTTCGGGCGTGGTTGTGGGCATGGTGTATCGTAAAAAAATCGCCAAGCAGGGGTGGCGGGATGCCGTTCTCCGGCTGCTTGACCGAGCTGTTCAGCTGTATCGCATCAATGTTTTCGTTATTGCCAGCATTGCTCTTCTTTCTTTAGTCCCGTTCATTGATGCTCAGACGGTGATGACGTTCAATGATCGCGTGGCGGGGCAAACTTATCCTTTGTACCCGAACCCGGAGGCTTCGCTTCAGGAGTGGGTAGCCAAGATCCTTTTGCTTCAGGTCGGGCCGCATCAGCTTCAAGTCTTGGGACTTTACGTAGTGCTGATGGGGGTTTCTCCCATTGCTCTTTGGTTCATGTGCAATGAACGAACGGCAGTGTTTCTGCTTTTCTCTTGGGTGCTCTATTTTAAGAATTGGGCTTTTCCCAGCATGCTAACAGGAGCGCAGTTTGAATACGCTTTCCCCGTGCTAACGTGGCAGCTCATCTATTTTCATGGCATGGCCGCCGGCTTTCACCGCGAAAAAATTGCCACGTTTATGCAAGGACCCTACGGCAAACCTCTGCTGGTCGGGGCGAGTATCCTTTTCCTTGGCTTTCTCTTCTTTGCACAAAACACGACAAACCCCAACCTGCCATCGTATGCGCGACTCCACATAATCCCTCCAGAAATTTTCGATTCCCTGTACAGTCGCTACTTCATGAAGAATACGCTGGGCATTCTCCGCGTTGCCAATTATGTGGTCGCTCTCGTTGTTGGCTATGCGCTGTTCACCCGGTTTTGGGTGCTCTGGGAACGCACTTTTGGCTGGTTTCTCATTCCCGTTGGCCAGGCAAGTCTCTATGCTTTTATCGTGCATGTTTATATCGTGCTGCTCCTCGGTAATTTTGCCATATTCGCGCAGGAGAATATTGGGGTGAACACGGCTGCGCACACGTTTGCGTTGCTACTCATCTGGCTTATGGTGAAGAAAGAAGTGTTCTTTCGCTGGATCCCCCACTAG